A section of the Bombus terrestris chromosome 2, iyBomTerr1.2, whole genome shotgun sequence genome encodes:
- the LOC100644786 gene encoding short-chain specific acyl-CoA dehydrogenase, mitochondrial translates to MYKIRLLVAQNITTIYNNVTRNIVSLSMLSETHQMLHKTCRDFAEGELKPLAGEIDKKHLYPKEQIKKMGELGLMSIAVPENVGGTGLDYLAYVIAMEEISRACASTGVIMSVHNSLYLGPIEKFGSKDQKEKYITPFTNGNKIGCFALSEPGNGSDAGAASTIAKLNGSNYIINGTKSWITNAYESDAIILFAATDRSKKHKGISSFIIDKPTEGLSVGKKEDKLGIHGSSTCSLIFEDCNLPKENVLGEPGMGFKIAMMTLDAGRIGIAAQALGIAQASLDCAVEYAAKRQAFGNSIIKLQIIQQKIADMALKLESSRLLTWRAAALKDNNKPYTKEAAMAKLSASETSTFCTHQCIQILGGMGYVTDMPAERHYRDARITEIYEGTSEIQRLVIAANIIKEYNLN, encoded by the exons ATGTATAAAATAAGGTTACTTG TTGCACAAAATATAACCACAATCTATAATAATGTTACTCGAAATATTGTGTCTCTTTCCATGCTATCAGAGACTCATCAGATGTTACACAAAACGTGCAG ggATTTTGCAGAAGGAGAATTAAAGCCTTTAGCGGGAGAAATAGACAAGAAACATCTTTATccaaaagaacaaataaaaaaaatgggTGAACTGGGTTTAATGAGCATAGCAGTTCCCGAAAATGTAGGTGGAACTGGGCTAGATTATTTGGCCTATGTTATTGCAATGGAAGAAATATCTAGAGCTTGTGCCAGTACAGGTGTTATAATGAGTGTACATAATTCCCTATATTTAGGTCCTATAGAAAAATTTGGCAGTAAagatcagaaagaaaaatatatcacTCCTTTTACAAATGGTAATAAGATTGGATGTTTTGCTCTTAGTGAACCAGGCAATGGTAGTGATGCAGGTGCTGCTTCTACTATTGCCAAATTAAATGGatctaattatataattaatggtACAAAATCATGGATAACAAATGCTTATGAATCAGATGCAATTATCTTGTTTGCTGCAACAGACAGATCTAAAAAGCATAAAGGTATAAGTTCATTCATAATTGACAAACCTACAGAAGGACTCAGTGTTGGtaagaaagaagataaattaGGTATTCATGGAAGCAGTACCTGTTCATTAATATTTGAAGATTGTAACTTACCAAAAGAAAATGTATTAGGAGAACCAGGAATGGGTTTTAAAATAGCAATGATGACTCTAG ATGCTGGCAGAATAGGCATTGCTGCTCAAGCTTTAGGCATAGCTCAAGCATCTCTGGACTGTGCAGTTGAGTATGCAGCTAAACGACAAGCATTCGGTAATTCTATAATAAAGCTACAAATAATTCAACAAAAAATTGCTGACATGGCACTAAAATTAGAAAGTTCAAGATTATTAACATGGCGAGCAGCCGCACTTAAGGATAATAATAAACCTTATACAAAG GAAGCTGCTATGGCAAAGTTGTCGGCATCTGAAACATCTACTTTTTGCACTCATCAATGTATACAAATTTTAGGTGGTATGGGTTACGTTACTGATATGCCGGCAGAACGTCATTACAGAGATGCGCGTATTACGGAAATTTATGAAGGTACATCAGAAATACAAAGACTGGTTATTGCTGCAAATATTATCAAAGAATATAATCTTAATTGA